TAAACCCCATGCACGTTCCCGAAAGAAGCGGCGATGGAGAAGAACCCGAGGGGCGACAAACGCTCGTAGGCTTGCAGCACATCTTGCGGCTGGGTGTAGAGGTTGGGATTATCCAAGTCGTCATGCTCAGAGCCAATGCCGTCCTCTTCGCCACCGGTAATGCCCAGTTCAATTTCGATGCTCATATCAATGGCCGCCGCCCGCTTTAAAATCCGGGCGGATTCCGACAGGTTGAACTCCAGCGTCTCTTCGGACAAATCCAGCATGTGAGAGGTGAACAGGGGGCGTCCGGTTTGTTGATAGTGGGCTTCCCCGTGGGTTAGCAGGGCTTCCACCCAGGGAATCAGCTTTTTATTGGCGTGATCGGTATGCAGGACCACACAAACCCCGTAGTGTTGGGCCATCAGGTGAACATGCTGAGCCGCGGAGACCGCCCCCAGGACTTTGGCCTGAAAGGAGTCCGGGAAGCCTTTACCGGCGTAGAACTCCGCCCCGCCGTTGGACAGCTGGATGATGACATCGGATTTATTTTTCCGGGCCGCCTCCAGCACAGCGTTAATGCTGTTGGTTCCTACCACGTTGACGGCAGGCAGAATGTATTTTCCAGCCTTACAGGCCTCTACCAGGGTCTGATAATCCTTTCCGGAAACCACGCCCGGCTTTAGCTTGGCTTGAGTGGCAATGCTCATGTCAAAATCCTCTGATCAACATCATGACGGTCATTGGATTATTTTCTTACAAAAGCCGCCATTGTCACCCCGCCAAGTGTCGTAAATCCGGATTCTCACTGACCAGTCCTCTTTCCGGCCAGTCCTCTCTCCCTCCTTCCGATCCGCGAACACCGCAGTCGGCCCGTCTCTTCACAGGCTCGTGCTCCAGAAGTAAAGGGGGGCGGCTAATTTTCCAGGCAAATGCGCATGCCGGTATCCTGATCGGTGATGGCCTCCGTGGCATACGGGCTGGCTGTTTTGTCCCCAAATCCTGCCTGCGTCGCCCGGGAGGTGGGTTGTGGGGTGGCCGGGGGCGTCTTTTTCATGCCGGAAAAGTATTTATGGAATTTCCCGTGGATGATTGAAAGCAAATCCTGAGCCTCGTGCAATCCGCCCTGCACGTAGGTTCCGGTCAATCGTTCCACGATGGTTAGCTGGATTTTTTGCGAGTAGACCTGGCATAAGTCCATAAACTCTCGCACCACCCGGATCATATCGTTCACTTTCACGGCCAGAAAAAACTGATCCGAAGGCTCCAGAATCATTAAATAGTTCATCGCTTTGGACAGGTACGGGTCCAGATCATAGTCACGGCGTCTGGCCCGGGACTTATACAGGGCCAAAGCCTTGTCCTTGCCCAGACTTTTTAGGTCGTTAATGCGAATGTGGGCATTGAAGTCACTTTCAGCGATTGAACACATCCCCTTGGCCAGAATCGAGCGGATATCCCCGGAAAACCCGAATAGAGAAGTCACGGCCTCTTTGACCGTGGGGTTTTTCTCGTAAAAACGAACATGGGTCATCTTGCTCTAAGATTCCATCGTTCAGGGGAACACGACAATCAACGGTGTCAACAGCAAAATCGGGTAGGAAAGTTCTGGTTAGGAAAGCTCTGACGATAGAGAAGTCTGACGGTAGAGACGTGCTAAATCGTAGGGAAGTACTAATACAAATGGACCAGTCTTACTATTTCTAAACACCCGGTTCCCCATATCCAAAAATTATTGTGTTTTCCTCAAAACCCAATGCACGGCTCTGCTCGCCTTAAATCAGGCCTGCGCCCAGCAACAGGCCGTAAGCCACCAGTAAAATGCCCACAACCGTCTGCATCCAGGACAAGGTCACTTTTTGCAGCCAGCGACTGCCCAGCCAGGTGCCCAAAAAAGCGCAAGCCATGGCCCAAAGCAGCAACTGCCACTGGGCTGGAGTCTGGAGCAGCGCCTGATGCCCCTGAGTCAGGGTAAACCCATACACCCCAATGCGGGCCACATCCACCAGAACCGCGGCCAGCACTGTTGTCCCGATGAAAGCCTGCTTGTCCAGACCGAGTCGAATTAAAAAGGCCGAACGAAACGCCCCCTGATGGCCGGTCAAACCGCCAAAAAAACCGGACAACGCCCCACCCAGGGGAACCCACTGCCGGGACAGGGTCAACGCTCTGAATTTGGGGCTTAACTCCAGACTGGCAAAGACAATCATCAGCAAGCCGATGGTGAACCGAATCGGCGTTACCTGAAACCACTGCGCTTGCCAGAGGTATTGGAACAACGGGGGGAGCGCATTCAGGTACTGAAGCAGAAAAGCGCCTCCAAAGGCGGCCAGAACGGCAGGCACCGAGAACCTCAGCAACACCCCGGCATGGGCGTGTCTGGCAAACAACAGGGCCTTTAGCAGGTTGTTGGCCAAATGTACGATGGCCGTGGCGGCAATGGCGATGGGCGGATCAAAAAACACCAGAAACACCGGCAGCAGCAGGGTGCCCAGCCCAAAACCGGAAAACAGGGTGAGCAGGGAAATCAGCAGGGTTAAACCACCCACAATCAGGAAAGCCAATGGAAAACACCTCCCCTTGATGATGATGAACGCCTACTGTAATACAAACCCCATCACCCTTGCACGGGCAGCCAAGATCCGCCTGAAAATGCAAAAGGAAATCGATGCCGCTTTGACCGCATGATAAACATTGCCTGTTCTGGCAATAGGCGCGCCCTGTATCAACCGATATAATTCCAGATTGGGATGATTAAGGGTTCATTGTTATGGAAATTCGTCACACACGCTGTCCGAACTGCGGGAAACTGTCTGTGGTCACGCAGGACATTGAGGTCCTGTGTGATTCCGCGCTGCTGGTAAAACTGGAGAACCGCATTCAGCGTTGCTGCCAGCAATGCGGCTGGATGGACTTTCTGGACATTGACCTCGATAATCCCCCGTCCGCTGCCTCCACCACCCACCGATAACGATCGCTCCCCAGTTCGGGCAGTAAATCCCACCACAAAAAGGGAGATGGCTATGGAACCGGAATCCGCTCACCTGATTTTACCCGCCAACCTGTATCGGCAATTCAGCCGTTTGAAAACCATGGGCCAGTTTCAAAGCGATGCGGACGTGTTGCAAGCCAGCCTGACCGCGCTGGAGCAGCAGTGGGCACACCACCGCCTGGAAAGGGCTCACGGCAGAACCCCCTACATGTCCCGCCCTCCCATGAGTATTGAGGACTATGACACCTGAGCGGGCCAATCCACGATGCCATCGTCCGCCGGGTCCGCCGGGTCCGCCGGGGCGTCATTCCCTCGGGCTCTGGACAGGCACAGTTCGGATGCCTGACGGACTGTGGGCAAAATCTGTTCCTCCAGAAAGCTGGCCGCCGACTGGCAAAAGGTTTTAATCACCTTCTGGGCCTTCAAGGGGCCATCCGGTAGCGTTAAAGTTTCCTGAAACTGCTCCCGATACGCTCGCATTTCATGAATCAGCAAATAGGCGGCAAAGGGGGCTTCCGAAAATCGGGTGTAAATGGCCTGATTCACCCCCAGGGTCAGGTTGGCCAGCTTCCGCAAATCGGATTGATTGCGGCCCGCCAATCGTCCCTGCTCTTTTAAAAAGCGGATGTGACCGATCAGTTCCACCTGCAAATCCTGAATCGCTTTGTTCAGGGACTTGGCCCGACCCTGTTGCGCTTCCGCCGTCCATGCCGGTGGCTGGGACAGGGCGTGGGGCTGCTTCCAGCAGGGCCACTGACCCACCCAGCGCTGTAAGTCCAGCAGCGGGAAGCCTTCGATATGCGCGCCGCCCAGGGAGGCGTTCCACAGTTGCGCAGGTCGTTCGCTTTTGGCGTTCAAGGCGGCCATCTCTTCCAGATGAATCAAGAAACTCTGGTAGGACTGCAAGGTGGGCAGTGGCTTGCCATCCTGCCCCGGCACGGTGGTCAGGTCGTAAGGGGCGGTGTACAAGCTCTCGGAGGCTTCCAGATCCAGCTGCCCCTTCTCGTTCAGGCGCATAGCGACGCCACCGGCGTACACCTGATTGTGAGGAAAGGCCAGATCCTGCCCGACCAGCGCAATGGGATTACAGCCCATCCGTTGGGCCATCTGGAAGCCAATGATCGACACGGTACCCCCGCCGCCCAAACGGCAATGCTTGCGCTGCAAGGCCTCATCCAGAAAATCCACAAACTGCATGTTATTTTGAGCCAGCATCAACAGCTTGCCCCGGCTGGGCATGTCAAACACAGCGGGCTGGGTAAAGGGGCTCATAACAAAGGTGATCTGCTCCAGGTAGGCGTCTGGCAAGCCATGCACCTGCTCCTTCATGCCGTTGGCGTCGTAAAACAAGGCGAAATCCGGGGTAATGCCGTGATCGTGTAAACGATGCAAAGCCCCGCCTACGGCAATCAGCACCACGGCATCAGCCAAAGCCCGAACCCAGGGTAGGGCCGCATCCAGAGACGGCCCCCGGGATATGA
This portion of the Vampirovibrio chlorellavorus genome encodes:
- a CDS encoding sulfite exporter TauE/SafE family protein, giving the protein MAFLIVGGLTLLISLLTLFSGFGLGTLLLPVFLVFFDPPIAIAATAIVHLANNLLKALLFARHAHAGVLLRFSVPAVLAAFGGAFLLQYLNALPPLFQYLWQAQWFQVTPIRFTIGLLMIVFASLELSPKFRALTLSRQWVPLGGALSGFFGGLTGHQGAFRSAFLIRLGLDKQAFIGTTVLAAVLVDVARIGVYGFTLTQGHQALLQTPAQWQLLLWAMACAFLGTWLGSRWLQKVTLSWMQTVVGILLVAYGLLLGAGLI
- a CDS encoding motility associated factor glycosyltransferase family protein, coding for MYFESNCQALLSTHAQHAATVDQLRAVSPITEFELNPCPDGGYTLLYRGVALHDPQGPLSEAEAVIAQQATLVADRVHVVLGLGLGYLLEALSEKSPGQMVVYEPDAALLRFVLENVDLAHLLSLPRVALFCDQQDFLLYLRKKLYSQYKLDILTLRGSAALLAQEIQPLMEQITRMELFRVQDFKTGQHFHQKWIQQFFGNAPNFAAMPTLDDLVDSFTDKPALVISRGPSLDAALPWVRALADAVVLIAVGGALHRLHDHGITPDFALFYDANGMKEQVHGLPDAYLEQITFVMSPFTQPAVFDMPSRGKLLMLAQNNMQFVDFLDEALQRKHCRLGGGGTVSIIGFQMAQRMGCNPIALVGQDLAFPHNQVYAGGVAMRLNEKGQLDLEASESLYTAPYDLTTVPGQDGKPLPTLQSYQSFLIHLEEMAALNAKSERPAQLWNASLGGAHIEGFPLLDLQRWVGQWPCWKQPHALSQPPAWTAEAQQGRAKSLNKAIQDLQVELIGHIRFLKEQGRLAGRNQSDLRKLANLTLGVNQAIYTRFSEAPFAAYLLIHEMRAYREQFQETLTLPDGPLKAQKVIKTFCQSAASFLEEQILPTVRQASELCLSRARGNDAPADPADPADDGIVDWPAQVS
- the fbaA gene encoding class II fructose-bisphosphate aldolase; this encodes MSIATQAKLKPGVVSGKDYQTLVEACKAGKYILPAVNVVGTNSINAVLEAARKNKSDVIIQLSNGGAEFYAGKGFPDSFQAKVLGAVSAAQHVHLMAQHYGVCVVLHTDHANKKLIPWVEALLTHGEAHYQQTGRPLFTSHMLDLSEETLEFNLSESARILKRAAAIDMSIEIELGITGGEEDGIGSEHDDLDNPNLYTQPQDVLQAYERLSPLGFFSIAASFGNVHGVYAPGNVKLRPEILKNSQALVESTHKTGPNPLNLVFHGGSGSEQAKIEETLNYGVFKMNIDTDLQFAFAHEVGKYVMANPKAFQYQIDPDTHTPYKKAYDPRKWLRTGEEGVIARLDEAFRDLKSAGKSIAE